In Herbaspirillum seropedicae, a single window of DNA contains:
- a CDS encoding FHA domain-containing protein: MQELRILNGYHRGATLPLADSGERILGAEEDADVVLADPGIAGQHARLALTPEGWTLTAMDGCLRRADSNRPESALQLAFGELARADRIWLTVVDQDAPWTDPPPEPVDTPHSSGDQEGPPADQETAYSDALPLPATDEDEPQQQAPAPTPDDATAAEPALARRGRGYRMVLLPFFMATALTGAAAYALSSHPAPADEQARARAEELKRLAALPRKLPAAELEAALRKRLAEVDLLSRMTLDLREGAWTLRGAMGEDDAERLQRMLRDFAKAYVIDFPIDVKIGSPESMLPFRIVQVLNGSDPSIVTDDGRRLYVGDEYRGVRLAAVAGNQIRFTGKQALNVSW; this comes from the coding sequence ATGCAAGAACTGCGCATTCTCAACGGCTATCACCGTGGCGCGACATTGCCGCTGGCCGATAGCGGCGAACGTATTCTGGGCGCAGAGGAAGACGCCGACGTGGTGCTGGCCGATCCCGGCATTGCCGGGCAGCACGCCAGGCTTGCGTTGACGCCCGAGGGCTGGACCCTGACCGCGATGGACGGCTGCCTGCGCCGGGCCGACAGCAACCGGCCGGAGTCGGCATTGCAACTGGCCTTTGGCGAGCTGGCGCGCGCCGACCGCATCTGGTTGACCGTGGTCGATCAGGATGCGCCATGGACCGACCCGCCGCCGGAGCCGGTCGATACGCCGCACTCCTCTGGCGACCAGGAGGGCCCACCAGCGGACCAGGAGACCGCGTACAGCGACGCACTGCCGCTGCCCGCTACGGATGAGGACGAGCCGCAGCAGCAGGCGCCAGCCCCGACGCCGGACGATGCCACCGCCGCCGAGCCAGCCCTGGCGCGGCGCGGCCGCGGCTATCGCATGGTGCTGCTGCCGTTCTTCATGGCCACCGCGCTGACCGGTGCGGCCGCCTATGCGCTGAGCAGCCATCCGGCGCCGGCCGATGAGCAGGCCCGGGCGCGCGCGGAAGAGCTCAAGCGGCTGGCCGCGCTGCCGCGCAAGCTGCCCGCGGCCGAGCTGGAAGCCGCGCTGCGCAAGCGCCTGGCCGAGGTCGATCTGCTCTCCCGGATGACGCTGGACCTGCGCGAGGGCGCATGGACCCTGCGCGGCGCCATGGGCGAGGACGACGCCGAGCGGCTGCAACGCATGCTGCGCGATTTTGCCAAGGCCTACGTCATCGACTTTCCCATCGACGTCAAGATCGGCAGCCCGGAATCGATGCTGCCCTTCCGCATCGTCCAGGTGCTCAACGGCAGCGATCCCAGCATCGTCACCGATGACGGCCGCCGCCTCTACGTCGGCGACGAGTATCGCGGCGTGCGCCTGGCGGCGGTGGCGGGCAACCAGATCAGATTTACCGGCAAGCAAGCCTTGAACGTGTCATGGTGA
- a CDS encoding FliI/YscN family ATPase, translating into MVKRDDVFQAALEGQLAALRARLPAWQAALPLRPGFSSQGRVAQVLGTLIEAHMPPVQIGELCNLFNPEQPGKTMLAEVVGFTDKASILSALSPLEGVSTRTVIEPLRRSHSIEVGDHLFGCVLDGFGRWMFRAPAAQENVATWRAMSPVIRDAPPATSRPRIATPLPTGVRAIDGLLTMGMGQRIGVFAGPGCGKTTLMAAIARGCQAEAIVFGLIGERGRELNEFLDHELDAELIRKTVVVCATSDRTSMERSRAAFTATAIAEGFRDRGMKVLLLVDSLTRFARAQREIGLAAGEPPARGGFTPSVYTMLPRLIERAGGTPQGSITAMYTVLVDGESSSDPIGDEAKSLLDGHILLTRKLAEQGHYPAIDVLASISRVMSNVTSREHRRAASRFRELLARYQEMELLIRLGEYKSGADPVADRAMELRPEQLSFLRQDTSGSADFQETLDTLMEMAQ; encoded by the coding sequence ATGGTGAAGCGCGACGATGTCTTCCAGGCCGCGCTGGAGGGGCAACTGGCCGCGCTGCGCGCGCGTCTGCCGGCCTGGCAGGCCGCACTGCCGCTGCGTCCGGGCTTCTCCAGCCAGGGCCGGGTCGCCCAGGTGCTGGGCACCTTGATCGAGGCGCATATGCCACCAGTGCAGATCGGCGAGCTGTGCAATCTGTTCAATCCCGAGCAGCCCGGCAAGACCATGCTGGCGGAGGTGGTCGGGTTCACCGACAAGGCCTCCATCCTTTCGGCACTGAGTCCGCTGGAAGGCGTTTCCACCCGCACGGTGATCGAACCCTTGCGGCGCTCTCATTCGATCGAGGTCGGCGACCACCTGTTCGGCTGCGTGCTCGACGGCTTTGGCCGATGGATGTTCCGGGCCCCGGCCGCGCAGGAAAATGTCGCCACCTGGCGCGCCATGTCGCCGGTGATCCGCGATGCGCCGCCGGCCACCAGCCGCCCGCGCATCGCCACGCCGCTGCCTACCGGCGTGCGCGCCATCGATGGACTGCTGACCATGGGCATGGGCCAGCGTATCGGCGTCTTCGCCGGGCCGGGCTGCGGCAAGACCACGCTGATGGCGGCCATCGCGCGAGGCTGCCAGGCCGAGGCCATCGTGTTCGGCCTGATCGGCGAGCGCGGGCGCGAACTCAACGAATTCCTCGACCACGAGCTGGACGCCGAACTGATCCGCAAGACCGTGGTGGTCTGCGCCACCTCCGACCGCACCTCGATGGAACGCTCCCGCGCAGCGTTCACGGCTACCGCCATTGCCGAAGGTTTCCGCGACCGGGGAATGAAGGTATTGCTGCTGGTCGATTCGCTCACCCGCTTCGCGCGGGCGCAACGGGAGATTGGCCTGGCCGCCGGCGAACCACCGGCACGCGGCGGCTTCACGCCCTCGGTCTACACCATGCTGCCGCGTCTGATCGAACGCGCAGGCGGCACCCCCCAAGGGTCCATCACGGCCATGTATACGGTGCTGGTGGACGGCGAATCGAGCTCCGACCCGATCGGCGATGAGGCCAAGTCACTGCTGGACGGCCATATCCTGCTCACCCGCAAGCTGGCCGAACAAGGACATTACCCGGCCATCGACGTGCTGGCCAGCATCAGCCGCGTGATGAGCAACGTCACCTCGCGCGAGCATCGCCGCGCGGCCTCGCGCTTTCGTGAGCTGCTGGCGCGCTACCAGGAGATGGAATTGCTGATCCGACTGGGCGAATACAAGTCCGGCGCCGACCCGGTGGCCGACCGCGCCATGGAGTTGCGGCCGGAGCAGCTGAGCTTCCTGCGCCAGGATACCAGCGGCAGCGCCGATTTCCAGGAAACGCTGGACACCCTGATGGAGATGGCCCAATGA
- the sctQ gene encoding type III secretion system cytoplasmic ring protein SctQ: MSESSDVLSSSPLVLPLDLRSGAPLIGAEQAQLSRLLGRGVRLALGRDDMALLALPASATAASAVAAMAPDLRLQTADGVLLLAQGERLLAGLTGIDPAASRHADGRFAPWLAAALAGRLQQTALASLHTVQPCAAGDAAQAGLVALRLRLRDPTHAIETLAWAAPSLWRCWLEAAEPMQMPLSAWSGLPLSSTVLLATHRLPSRVMEALRVGDLLLPERPLFDIHGHGRMTLGARQWRVRYIAHQRLQIISQENALNHDTDLAQSSADLDADPDDEAFHDADASAASAEEGDEGRDGEDGPDVAVELPLTLQVELGRLSLSLSQLRALGEQVVLELHGASAQALRITSAGVELGRGEVVSVDGRLGVRIVRWSGAC, translated from the coding sequence ATGTCCGAATCTTCCGATGTCCTCTCCTCGTCGCCGCTGGTCTTGCCGCTTGATCTACGCAGCGGTGCGCCGCTCATCGGCGCCGAACAGGCGCAATTGAGTCGGCTGCTCGGACGCGGTGTGCGTCTCGCGCTGGGTCGGGACGACATGGCGTTGCTGGCGCTGCCGGCGTCGGCGACGGCAGCATCGGCAGTAGCGGCGATGGCGCCGGACCTGCGGTTGCAGACCGCGGACGGCGTATTGCTGCTGGCGCAGGGAGAGCGCTTGCTGGCGGGATTGACCGGCATCGATCCCGCCGCCAGCCGACATGCCGATGGCAGGTTCGCACCCTGGCTGGCGGCGGCGCTGGCGGGACGTCTGCAGCAGACGGCGCTGGCCAGCCTGCACACCGTCCAGCCATGCGCGGCGGGCGACGCCGCCCAAGCCGGCCTGGTCGCGCTGCGTCTGCGTCTGCGCGATCCGACCCACGCCATCGAGACCCTGGCCTGGGCAGCGCCCTCGCTATGGCGCTGCTGGCTGGAAGCCGCCGAACCGATGCAGATGCCCCTATCGGCCTGGTCGGGCCTGCCCTTGTCGAGCACCGTCCTGCTGGCCACGCATCGCTTGCCCAGCAGGGTCATGGAGGCGCTGCGGGTGGGCGACCTGCTGCTGCCTGAGCGGCCCTTGTTTGACATCCACGGCCACGGCCGCATGACGCTGGGCGCCCGCCAGTGGCGGGTGCGCTATATCGCTCACCAGCGCTTGCAGATCATTTCACAGGAGAATGCCTTGAACCATGACACCGACCTCGCGCAATCGTCCGCAGACCTGGACGCCGATCCCGATGACGAGGCCTTCCATGACGCCGATGCGTCTGCGGCCAGCGCGGAGGAGGGCGACGAAGGGCGGGACGGGGAGGACGGGCCGGACGTTGCCGTTGAACTGCCCCTGACGCTGCAGGTCGAGCTTGGCCGCTTGAGCCTGTCGCTGTCGCAGCTGCGGGCGCTGGGCGAACAGGTCGTGCTGGAGCTGCACGGCGCTTCCGCCCAGGCGCTGCGCATCACCAGCGCAGGCGTGGAACTGGGCCGGGGCGAGGTGGTGTCGGTGGATGGCCGGCTGGGCGTGCGCATCGTCCGCTGGAGCGGCGCATGCTGA
- the sctR gene encoding type III secretion system export apparatus subunit SctR, with protein MLSGQFDVVSFSVLLALMALVPLMVVTTTSFLKISLVLLVLRNAIGVQQVPPTLAIYGIALALSVFIMAPTVQEVGKRAMAVDVSHPAASRTVPILERAQDAFDPLRKFMLKMSHAEQREMFLASAKKLWPKEAAKDAQPTDALILIPAFVVSELQTGYEIGFLIYIPFVVIDLLISNLLMALGMQQVSPQTITIPLKLLLFTLVGGWAKLLNALAMSYV; from the coding sequence ATGCTGAGCGGGCAGTTCGATGTCGTTTCATTCTCGGTGCTGCTGGCGCTCATGGCGCTGGTGCCGCTGATGGTGGTGACGACCACTTCCTTTCTCAAGATCTCATTGGTGCTGCTGGTGCTGCGCAACGCCATCGGCGTGCAACAGGTGCCGCCGACGCTGGCCATCTACGGCATCGCCCTGGCCTTGTCGGTATTCATCATGGCGCCCACTGTGCAGGAGGTGGGCAAGCGCGCCATGGCGGTGGACGTGTCCCATCCGGCGGCCTCGCGCACCGTGCCCATCCTGGAGCGCGCCCAGGATGCCTTCGATCCGCTGCGCAAGTTCATGCTCAAGATGAGCCATGCCGAGCAGCGCGAGATGTTCCTGGCCTCGGCCAAGAAGCTCTGGCCCAAGGAAGCGGCCAAGGATGCCCAGCCCACCGATGCGCTGATCCTGATCCCGGCCTTTGTGGTCTCTGAATTGCAGACCGGGTATGAGATCGGCTTTCTGATCTATATCCCCTTCGTGGTGATCGATCTGCTGATCTCGAATCTGCTCATGGCGCTGGGCATGCAACAGGTGAGCCCGCAGACCATCACCATTCCGCTCAAGCTGTTGCTCTTCACGCTGGTAGGCGGATGGGCCAAGCTGCTCAACGCGCTGGCCATGTCGTATGTCTGA
- the sctS gene encoding type III secretion system export apparatus subunit SctS, whose protein sequence is MADTINFFQQSLWMAIMMSAPPLLIATLCGLGVSLIQAVTQIQDQTLPYVVKLVAVAVTLASMGRWIGVEMLRLADLAFTMVPDIGR, encoded by the coding sequence GTGGCCGATACCATCAACTTTTTCCAGCAGAGCCTGTGGATGGCCATCATGATGTCGGCGCCGCCGCTGCTCATTGCCACGCTGTGCGGGCTGGGCGTGTCGCTGATCCAGGCGGTGACCCAGATCCAGGACCAGACGCTGCCCTACGTGGTCAAGCTGGTGGCCGTGGCGGTGACGCTGGCCAGCATGGGCCGCTGGATCGGCGTGGAAATGTTGCGCCTGGCCGACCTGGCTTTCACCATGGTGCCGGACATCGGACGCTGA
- a CDS encoding EscT/YscT/HrcT family type III secretion system export apparatus protein, translating into MPASLLLDLQAVLVTMALVTPRVLVCLVILPGFGLNVLTGLAKNTAAMAISLPAALPTFLFVQRTAPDMLTTGVMVFKEAMIGLMFGVLMAIPLWVVQSIGSIFDSQRSPIQIQANNATVDRDASAVGALLLQAVVLVMVQAGMFAGMARILIESYAVWPAFTLAPPFEPGHFDVLVKRFGELLWYIVVYGAPVLIPLVLIEFGFAIVGVFASNLQVSFASAPVKSLVGLLIMLLYWSTFSHYVAGDFAHLLDLLTVLMAQR; encoded by the coding sequence ATGCCGGCTTCGCTGCTGCTCGATCTCCAGGCGGTGCTGGTCACGATGGCGCTGGTCACCCCGCGCGTGCTGGTGTGCCTGGTGATCCTGCCCGGCTTCGGCCTGAACGTGCTGACCGGCCTGGCCAAGAACACCGCCGCCATGGCCATCTCCTTGCCGGCGGCGCTGCCGACCTTCCTGTTCGTGCAGCGCACCGCACCGGACATGCTCACCACCGGCGTCATGGTCTTCAAGGAGGCCATGATCGGCCTGATGTTCGGCGTGCTCATGGCGATCCCCCTGTGGGTGGTGCAGTCCATCGGTTCGATCTTCGACAGCCAGCGCTCACCGATCCAGATCCAGGCCAACAACGCCACCGTGGACCGCGATGCCAGCGCGGTAGGCGCCTTGCTGCTGCAGGCGGTCGTGCTGGTGATGGTGCAGGCCGGCATGTTTGCCGGCATGGCGCGCATTCTCATCGAAAGCTATGCGGTATGGCCGGCCTTCACCCTGGCGCCCCCCTTCGAGCCTGGTCATTTCGACGTGCTGGTCAAGCGTTTCGGCGAGCTGCTCTGGTACATCGTGGTGTACGGCGCGCCGGTGCTCATTCCCTTGGTGCTCATCGAGTTCGGTTTTGCCATCGTCGGCGTGTTCGCCTCCAACCTGCAGGTGTCCTTCGCCTCGGCGCCAGTCAAGAGCCTGGTCGGCCTGCTGATCATGCTGTTGTACTGGTCGACCTTCTCGCACTACGTGGCTGGCGACTTCGCCCACCTGCTCGACCTGCTGACGGTCCTCATGGCCCAGCGCTGA
- the sctU gene encoding type III secretion system export apparatus subunit SctU → MSDDKNEEPTDKKIEDAKKKGQIAVSRDLARLVTLVAVMEAALAADSLWRGAVFNLMEGGVLGVGQDFQTAMNNQLTAALILLAVAFFAVLVICPLAAVVGHWGQFGMLIATEALEPKLDKLNPVNGIKQIFSKKKLVELFITVGKAALIAGMMYSAIHSQLGAIFTLAGGEPKDVYEAFVTLLRNIFHLIIVVCLVLGVIDYAVQKYFHKKDLMMDQEEIKREFKESEGDPMVKGQRKQLARQWANEAPAAKTEKANAVVVNPTHFAVAMFYDADEAMVPLVLAKGRDEIAQAMIARAHACGIPVIRHVWLARTLYATCQDDMPVPRSSYQAVAQVYAVVHELVASGEVQREVELESLGEPPERDTLPKG, encoded by the coding sequence ATGAGCGACGACAAGAACGAAGAACCGACCGACAAGAAGATCGAGGACGCCAAGAAGAAAGGGCAGATCGCCGTCAGCCGCGACCTGGCCCGGCTGGTGACGCTGGTGGCGGTGATGGAGGCGGCGCTGGCCGCTGACAGCCTGTGGCGCGGCGCGGTCTTCAATCTGATGGAGGGTGGGGTGCTGGGGGTGGGGCAGGATTTCCAGACTGCCATGAACAACCAGCTGACGGCGGCGCTGATCTTACTGGCCGTGGCCTTCTTCGCGGTGCTGGTGATCTGCCCGCTGGCCGCCGTGGTCGGGCACTGGGGCCAATTCGGCATGCTCATCGCCACCGAGGCGCTGGAGCCCAAGCTGGACAAGTTGAACCCGGTCAACGGCATCAAGCAGATCTTTTCCAAGAAGAAGCTGGTCGAGCTCTTCATCACCGTGGGCAAGGCAGCCCTGATTGCCGGCATGATGTATAGCGCCATCCACAGCCAGCTGGGCGCCATCTTCACCTTGGCCGGGGGCGAACCCAAGGACGTCTATGAGGCCTTCGTGACGCTGTTGCGCAATATCTTCCATCTCATCATCGTGGTCTGCCTGGTGCTTGGCGTGATCGATTACGCGGTGCAGAAATACTTCCACAAGAAGGACCTGATGATGGACCAGGAAGAGATCAAGCGCGAGTTCAAGGAATCCGAAGGCGACCCCATGGTCAAGGGACAGCGCAAGCAGCTGGCGCGCCAGTGGGCCAATGAAGCGCCGGCGGCCAAGACCGAGAAGGCCAACGCCGTGGTGGTCAACCCGACCCACTTCGCGGTGGCGATGTTCTATGACGCCGATGAGGCCATGGTGCCGCTAGTGCTGGCCAAGGGCCGCGACGAGATCGCCCAGGCAATGATCGCGCGCGCGCATGCCTGCGGCATCCCGGTGATCCGCCATGTCTGGCTGGCGCGCACGCTCTACGCCACCTGCCAGGACGACATGCCGGTGCCGCGCTCCAGTTACCAGGCCGTGGCGCAGGTCTATGCGGTGGTGCACGAGCTGGTCGCCAGCGGCGAAGTGCAGCGCGAAGTCGAACTGGAATCCCTGGGCGAGCCGCCCGAACGCGACACCCTCCCGAAAGGATGA
- a CDS encoding EscI/YscI/HrpB family type III secretion system inner rod protein: protein MQQASLQQSSTPNDLAGGPTRDAGIHMEIQPGGAEAEHFKSMFEQYLNKDALRLKPNTHSLGSALAQRTSSLAAEVKQDQLYVSRLLEQATRTGDSMQLMKAMMALSDYQIRVQTISKCVSKASTSVDSLTKLQ, encoded by the coding sequence ATGCAACAGGCCTCATTGCAGCAGAGCAGTACTCCGAATGACCTGGCCGGTGGGCCGACCCGCGACGCCGGCATCCACATGGAGATTCAGCCGGGTGGGGCGGAGGCTGAGCATTTCAAGTCCATGTTCGAGCAATACCTCAACAAGGACGCCCTGCGGCTCAAGCCCAATACCCATTCGCTGGGCAGCGCGCTGGCGCAGCGGACCTCGTCGCTGGCCGCCGAGGTCAAGCAGGACCAGCTGTATGTCTCCAGATTGCTGGAGCAGGCCACCCGCACCGGCGATTCCATGCAGCTCATGAAGGCCATGATGGCGCTGAGCGACTACCAGATCCGCGTGCAGACCATCTCCAAATGTGTTTCCAAGGCGTCGACTTCGGTCGATTCGCTGACCAAGCTCCAGTAA
- the sctJ gene encoding type III secretion system inner membrane ring lipoprotein SctJ, whose product MSFTARMLRMGCLLLLLATLAACSRMVVLQAALNDADANEIILVLNRKGIEVDKQKGKDGVTLLVKDVELSRATETMNAAGLPRRSLSNLGEVFKKQGMISSPMEERIRYIHGLSEELESTMLQFDHVVSARVHVVLPERIAPGEPIQPSSAAVFVKYRPPLDEDAVMPRIRRLVASSIPGLASEDGRSKVSVVMMPGEPPTPGIEWTMLGPFTVAVSSAGGLALTMSALLLTTLSSLGYIGLQRALRHPRVARMVAEFAARRIKKAQDKAQAKAQGQAKPQAPEPTAGRGT is encoded by the coding sequence ATGTCCTTTACCGCCCGCATGCTGCGTATGGGCTGCCTGTTGCTCTTGCTGGCAACGCTGGCGGCCTGCTCCAGGATGGTTGTCCTGCAGGCCGCGCTCAATGACGCCGATGCCAATGAAATCATCCTGGTGCTCAACCGCAAGGGCATCGAGGTCGACAAACAGAAAGGCAAGGACGGCGTGACCTTGCTGGTCAAGGACGTGGAACTGTCGCGCGCGACCGAAACCATGAACGCCGCCGGCCTGCCGCGCCGCAGTCTCTCCAATCTGGGTGAGGTGTTCAAGAAGCAGGGCATGATCTCTTCGCCCATGGAGGAACGCATCCGCTACATCCACGGCCTGTCGGAAGAGCTCGAATCGACCATGCTGCAGTTCGACCACGTGGTCTCGGCGCGGGTCCATGTGGTGCTGCCGGAGCGCATCGCGCCGGGCGAGCCGATCCAGCCGTCCTCGGCGGCGGTGTTCGTGAAATACCGTCCGCCGCTGGACGAGGATGCGGTGATGCCACGCATCCGCCGGCTGGTGGCTTCCAGCATTCCTGGCCTGGCCAGCGAGGATGGCCGCAGCAAGGTATCGGTGGTGATGATGCCGGGTGAACCGCCCACGCCGGGCATCGAATGGACCATGCTGGGGCCCTTTACGGTGGCCGTGTCTTCCGCCGGCGGCCTGGCGCTGACCATGAGCGCCTTGTTGCTGACCACCTTGTCCAGCCTGGGCTACATCGGCTTGCAGCGCGCCTTGCGTCATCCGCGCGTGGCCCGGATGGTGGCCGAATTCGCCGCCCGCCGCATCAAGAAAGCCCAGGACAAGGCTCAGGCCAAGGCTCAGGGCCAGGCCAAGCCCCAGGCGCCCGAGCCGACGGCAGGGCGCGGCACATGA
- a CDS encoding HrpE/YscL family type III secretion apparatus protein: MAPATSSFLAAELCLPPSLRPRHGVVSSVDFRVTEDARLAAAQLVQQAQAEAAGIREQARADALAALHDEERRIAHEAGQLLARLREREASMLEGVAGLAVDLAHSIFDRLLVDTTARERVMAACRRVREEAPPKLTEAVAWLHPEDAASLAQEDALPWELRTDARLAQGSCRLEAASGEWRADFSLAAEALRATVQQWNAPGGGATEDACGVGQDDELDDDPDQEEEDGEQS, translated from the coding sequence GTGGCGCCAGCGACCTCATCATTCCTTGCCGCAGAGCTTTGCCTGCCGCCCAGCCTGCGACCGCGCCACGGCGTGGTGAGCAGCGTCGATTTCCGGGTGACCGAAGACGCCCGCCTTGCCGCCGCGCAGCTGGTGCAGCAAGCCCAGGCCGAGGCCGCTGGCATTCGCGAGCAGGCCCGGGCCGACGCGCTGGCGGCCTTGCACGATGAAGAGCGGCGCATCGCCCATGAAGCCGGCCAATTGCTGGCGCGCCTGCGCGAACGCGAGGCCAGCATGCTCGAGGGCGTCGCCGGGCTGGCGGTCGATCTGGCCCATTCCATCTTCGATCGCCTGCTGGTCGATACCACTGCCCGCGAACGGGTGATGGCCGCCTGCCGACGCGTGCGCGAAGAAGCACCGCCCAAGCTGACCGAGGCCGTGGCCTGGCTGCATCCGGAGGACGCCGCCAGCCTGGCGCAGGAGGACGCCTTGCCGTGGGAGTTGCGCACCGACGCACGGCTGGCCCAGGGCAGTTGCCGGCTGGAGGCGGCCAGCGGCGAATGGCGCGCCGACTTCAGCCTGGCGGCCGAGGCCTTGCGCGCCACTGTACAGCAATGGAATGCACCGGGAGGCGGTGCGACGGAGGACGCGTGCGGCGTCGGTCAGGACGATGAACTGGATGACGATCCCGACCAGGAAGAGGAGGACGGCGAACAAAGTTGA
- the sctC gene encoding type III secretion system outer membrane ring subunit SctC: MNAREIIKSWGMGLLLAGLLLWGTTLHAAVPPAWKDGGFSISANGMTVRGVLEEFSRTYGVRLNLSADGAQIVKGRLKADNGVEFLNRLTGAHRMRWFVYNDTLYVTPAADNTSSRMQVGEDAVMDAKAALVGLGLFDERFGWGELPDEGVVIVSGPRVYVDLAREVLMPVGKKEKLRGRQIMLFRLKYASANDRVINSRGKAETIPGIKTILTNLLMGAHGGEKVTGNNRFDADSRKRSRTGRIARADGDEAAAESSGQRFTPLFSPPGGNGRNQLMAGAGNDNAGAGASAAQEAEGKQPPRIEADSSLNAIMIYDDIAKRDMYAALINQLDVKPQQVEIEALIVDIDRSRLAEMGVEWGARAGVVNTTVNGTTTQSSGTDLPLPGATLLISDAARFYARLKAMESNGEARVLATPTVLTLDNVAAVLDLSQSAYVSLIGERVADMSDITAGTMLRVIPRIIDDGGQTRVRLEVDIEDGSLNNGNNDSGSNSSRGTGASTIAASVTRSTINTQAIIDAQQTLMIGGYRAESLIRNKQKVPLLGDLPVVGGLFRSESRSNSTRERLFLITPRITSFDGTRLASNAAAARPNSASAGAAGASTAAPLPPNAPGMPSAPVPAPNQTSLPLPAPAGAATSGGAPPVMLPLPVGAATPRAEEPATAAAPSGGSLMGVRMPLRKTANRCARPGSVGML; encoded by the coding sequence ATGAACGCGCGTGAGATCATCAAATCCTGGGGCATGGGCTTGCTGCTGGCAGGCTTGCTGTTGTGGGGCACGACCTTGCACGCCGCCGTGCCGCCGGCCTGGAAGGACGGCGGCTTTTCCATCAGCGCCAATGGCATGACGGTGCGCGGCGTGCTGGAGGAGTTCAGCCGTACCTATGGCGTGCGCCTGAACCTGAGCGCTGACGGCGCCCAGATCGTCAAGGGCCGGCTCAAGGCCGACAATGGCGTCGAGTTCCTCAACCGGCTTACCGGTGCCCACAGGATGCGCTGGTTCGTCTACAACGATACCTTGTACGTGACCCCGGCGGCCGACAATACATCTTCACGCATGCAGGTCGGGGAGGACGCTGTCATGGACGCCAAGGCGGCGCTGGTGGGCCTGGGCCTGTTCGACGAACGCTTCGGCTGGGGTGAGCTTCCCGATGAAGGCGTGGTGATCGTCAGCGGTCCGCGGGTCTATGTGGACCTGGCGCGCGAGGTGCTGATGCCGGTCGGCAAGAAGGAAAAGCTGCGCGGACGGCAGATCATGCTGTTTCGCCTGAAGTACGCCAGCGCCAATGACCGGGTCATCAATTCACGCGGCAAGGCAGAGACCATTCCCGGCATCAAGACCATCCTGACCAATCTGCTGATGGGCGCGCACGGCGGTGAAAAGGTGACCGGCAACAACCGCTTCGACGCCGACAGCCGCAAGCGCTCGCGCACCGGGCGCATTGCTCGCGCCGATGGCGACGAGGCCGCAGCGGAGTCCTCGGGCCAACGCTTTACGCCGCTGTTCTCGCCGCCGGGCGGCAATGGCCGCAATCAGCTCATGGCCGGCGCGGGCAACGACAATGCCGGCGCAGGCGCGAGCGCTGCGCAGGAAGCCGAAGGCAAGCAGCCGCCGCGCATCGAAGCCGATTCCAGCCTCAACGCCATCATGATCTATGACGACATCGCCAAGCGCGACATGTACGCCGCCCTGATCAACCAGCTCGACGTCAAGCCGCAGCAGGTGGAGATCGAAGCGCTGATCGTCGACATCGACCGTAGCCGCCTGGCCGAGATGGGCGTGGAATGGGGCGCGCGGGCCGGGGTGGTCAATACCACCGTCAACGGCACCACCACGCAGTCCAGCGGCACCGACCTGCCGCTGCCGGGCGCGACCCTGCTCATCAGTGACGCGGCCCGCTTCTATGCGCGCCTGAAGGCCATGGAGTCCAACGGCGAAGCGCGCGTGCTGGCCACGCCCACCGTGCTGACGCTGGACAACGTGGCGGCCGTGCTGGACCTGAGCCAGAGCGCCTACGTGTCCCTGATCGGGGAGCGGGTAGCGGACATGTCGGACATTACCGCCGGCACCATGCTGCGGGTGATCCCGCGCATCATCGATGACGGCGGGCAGACGCGCGTGCGGCTGGAGGTCGATATCGAAGACGGCTCGCTCAACAACGGCAACAACGACAGTGGATCGAACTCATCCCGCGGCACCGGTGCGTCCACCATCGCCGCCAGCGTGACCCGCTCCACCATCAACACCCAGGCCATCATCGATGCACAGCAGACCCTGATGATTGGCGGCTATCGTGCCGAATCGCTCATCCGTAACAAGCAGAAGGTGCCGCTGCTGGGCGACCTGCCGGTGGTGGGCGGATTGTTTCGCAGCGAATCGCGCTCCAACAGCACACGCGAGCGTCTGTTCCTGATCACGCCGCGCATTACCAGCTTCGATGGAACACGCCTGGCCTCCAATGCCGCTGCCGCGCGTCCTAACAGTGCCTCGGCGGGAGCTGCAGGTGCAAGCACGGCAGCGCCGCTGCCGCCGAATGCGCCTGGCATGCCCAGCGCTCCCGTGCCCGCGCCCAACCAGACTTCGCTGCCACTGCCGGCCCCCGCCGGAGCGGCCACTTCCGGCGGCGCGCCACCGGTGATGCTGCCCTTGCCCGTAGGCGCGGCCACACCCAGGGCGGAAGAACCGGCCACGGCGGCGGCCCCCTCCGGCGGATCGCTGATGGGGGTACGCATGCCCTTGCGCAAGACCGCCAACCGGTGTGCGCGACCGGGCAGCGTGGGCATGCTGTAG